The Janthinobacterium tructae genome contains the following window.
GATCGCCCACCTGAGCCAGACGGGTGTGTCGACCCCGTATGCCGTGTATGTGGGCCAGGATGCGCGTGCCTCCACCAAATACGCCGCGTATGTGAGCCAAAGCGGCCTGGGCATGCCCGACCGCGACTACTACCTGGAAGCCAAGCAAGCTGGCGTGAAAGAAAAATACCAGGCGCACGTGGAAAAAATGCTGGCCATGGCCGGCGACAAGAACGCCGCCGCGCACGCCAAGGCGGTAGTGGCCCTGGAAACATCGCTGGCCGAAGTGCAATGGACCAAGGTCGAGAACCGCGACCCCGTGAAACGCTACAACAAGACCGACATCAACAAGCTCAATGACCTGACCCCCGGCTACGACCTGAAGTCCGGCCTGGCTGCCCTGGGCATCGCCAACAAGGTCGATTATGTCATCGTCAACCAGCCGAGCTACCTGGCCGGTTACAACAAGGTGCTCGCTAGCACCGACCTGGACACCCTGAAAGCGTATTTCGAATGGCAGTTGCTGCGCAGCTATGCCAGCTACCTGTCGAAAAATTTCGTCGACGAAAGCTTTGCCTTCTACGGCACGGTACTCAGTGGCGTGACGCAGAACCAGCCGCGCTGGAAGCGTGGCGTGGGCGCCGTCGAAGGCGTGCTGGGCGAAGCCGTCGGCAAACTGTATGTCGCGCAATATTTCCCTGCAGAGCGCAAGGCGCACATGCAGGAACTGGTGAAAAACGTGCTGGCCGCCTACAAGGACAGCATCGACACGCTGGACTGGATGAGCCCGGAAACCAAGAAAGAAGCGCAAGCCAAGCTGGCCAAGTTCACGCCGAAGATCGCCTATCCGAACAAATGGCGCGATTACACGAAGCTGCAAATCGTCCAGGGCGACCTGGTGGGCAACATGATGCGCGCCGCCAACTTTGGTTCCGCGCGCCAGGTGGCCAAGCTGGGCAAACCGATCGACCGCGAAGAGTGGGGCATGACGCCGCAGACGGTGAACGCCTATTACAGCTCGACGATGAATGAAATCGTCTTCCCCGCGTCCATCCTGCAGCCGCCGTTCTTCGACGCCAATGCGGACGACGCCGTCAACTATGGCGCCATCGGCGCCGTCATCGGCCATGAAATCAGCCACGGTTTCGACGACAAGGGCAGCCAGTCCGATGGCGACGGCAACCTGCGCGACTGGTGGACCCCGGCCGACCGCAAGAACTTCGCCGCCAAGGCCGATGCGCTGACCAAGCAGTACGATGGCTACAGCCCATTGCCGGGCTACAACGTCAACGGCGCGCTGACCCTGGGCGAGAACATCGCCGACAACTCGGGCGTGGCGATCGCGTACAAGGCCTATAAAATCTCGCTGGGCGGCAAGCCGGCGCCCGTGCTCGATGGCTTGACGGGCGACCAGCGCTTCTACATGGGCTTTGGCCAGGTGTGGCGCAGCAAGATGCGCGAAGCGCAGCAAATCGTGCAGATCAAGACCGATCCGCATTCGCCGGGCCAGTACCGCGCGAATGGCACCATGGTCAACCAGCCTGGCTTCTATGAAGCGTTTGGCGTGAAACCGGGCGACAAGATGTATGTGGCGCCGGAAAACCGCGTGATTATCTGGTAAACGTCATTTAGCCAGGTAGGTCGGATTAGCGCGCAAGCGCGTAATCCGACGATACAGCCTGTGCCAACAATGTTGTCGGCTTACGCCCTCCAGGCTAAGCCGACCTACGTCATGTAAACGTTATCTTGTCACAACAAAAAAGACCACCTCGCGTGGTCTTTTTTACATTCTGGCCAAAGTTCTTTCTGTCATTTCAGCCGGTATGCTACAGTCAAAAACCGGGCCAGAAGCCCTGGGCCTTCTGACCCTTATATTCCACACAATATAATATAGAGGACAACCGTGAATCGTTATTTGTTAAGTGCATTGACCCTGAGTTTGCTGGCCGGCGTGTCCGGCATGGCTGGCGCCGCTGATTCTGCCAAGAAAGCCGCTGCTGCTCCCGCCACGGCCGTCGCCGCTGCCGCGCTGACGTCCGGCATCGCCGTCGAATACGTCGACCCTGCCGTGCGCGCGCAGGACGACCTGTTCCAGCACCTGAATGGCAAATGGCTGGCGGAAACCGTGATTCCTGCCGACAAGTCGAGCTGGGGCAGCTTTGCCAAGCTGGCCGACGATACGCAAACGCAGCTGCGTGGCATCGTCGAAGGCGCCAGCGCCGACAAGGCCCGCGCGGCCGGCTCGAACGCCCAGAAAATCGGTGATTTTTATAACAGCTTCATGGATGAAGCCAAGCTGGAAAGCCTGGGCCTGACGCCCTTGAACGCGGAGCTGGCGAAGATTGCCGCACTGCAGGACAAGGCGGAATTGCCGGCCGTGATCGCCCACTTCAGCAAGCTGGGCGTGACCTCGCCGTACGATTTCGGTATCCATCAGGACGCCAAGGATTCCACCAAATACGTGGCCGACATCGTGCAAAGCGGCCTGGGCTTGCCTGACCGCGATTACTACCTGGAAGCAGGCAAGGCCGATACGCGCGCCAAATACCTGGCCCACGTGGAAAAAATGCTCAGCCTGGCCGGCGATGCGAATGCTGCCGCGAATGCGAAAGCCATTGTGGCGCTGGAAACGGATCTGGCCAAGGCGCAATGGAGCAATGTGCAGAACCGCGACCCCGTCAAGACCTACAACAAGGTCGAGCTGGCGAAGCTGGCCGCCATGGCGCCAGGCTATGACTGGGCCCGCTACCTGAAGGACACGGGCATCGCCGGCAAGGTCAACTACGTGATCGTCAGCCAGCCCAGCTACTTGAAAGGCTTTGCCGAGATCGCCAACAAGACGCCGCTGGAGACATGGAAAGCGTACTTCCAGTGGCACTTGCTGCACGCCAACGCCGGTTACCTGCCGAAAGCGTATGTCGATGAAAACTTTGCCTTCTATGGCACCACCCTGACGGGCGTGACGGAAATGCGTCCGCGCTGGAAGCGTGGCGTGGGCGCCGTCGAAGGCGCGCTGGGCGAAGCCGTGGGCCAGTTGTACGTTGAGCAATATTTCCCGGCCGAGCGCAAGGTGCGCATGGAAGCGCTGGTGAAAAACCTGATGACGGCCTACAAGCAAAGCATCGACAAGCTCGACTGGATGAGCCCTGTCACCAAGAAACAGGCGCAGATCAAGCTGGCCAAGTTCACCACCAAGATCGGCTACCCGAACAAATGGCGCGATTACTCGGGCCTGACGGTGGCGCCGGACGACCTGGTTGGCAACATCCAGCGTTCGCACTTGCTCAACTACAACCGCGAATTGAACAAGCTGGGCCAGCCTATCGACCGCGACGAGTGGGGCATGACGCCACAGACCGTAAACGCCTATTACAACCCGGAACTGAACGAAATCGTCTTCCCGGCCGCCATCCTGCAAGCGCCGTTCTTCGACGCCAAGGCGGACGACGCCGTTAACTATGGCGCCATCGGCGGCGTGATCGGCCATGAAATCAGCCACGGTTTCGATGACCAGGGCGCCCAGTACGACGGCGACGGCAACCTGCGCGACTGGTGGACCAAGGCCGACCATAAAAACTTCGCCAAGAAAACCAAGCAGCTGGTGGCGCAGTACAACAGCTTCAGCCCCGTCCCTGGCCATTTCGTCAACGGCGAACTGACCCTGGGCGAGAACATCGCCGACAATTCCGGCGTGGCGATCGCCTATAAAGCGTACAAATTGTCGCTGAATGGCAAGCAAGCCCCCGTCATCGACGGTTTCACGGGCGAGCAGCGTTTCTATGCGGGCTTTGCCCAGGTCTGGCGCATGAAGATGCGTGAAGCGCAGCAACTGGTCTTGCTGAAAACGGACCCGCACTCGCCAGGCCAGTTCCGCGCCAACGGCACCATGCGCAACCAGCCCGGCTTCTACCAGGCCTTCGACGTGAAACCGGGCGACAAGATGTATTTGCCACCGAAAGACCGCGTCATCATGTGGTAAACCATTTTTTCGGCTGGACAGAAATATGGTAGCAATGCCGCCCGGTTCGCGCCGGGCGGCATTTTTTTTGCTTGCTTGCCAGCCGTATACCGCGAAGTGTTGCGTGCGTCGCCGGTGATTTTCCTTGCTCGTTGACAACGAAGTTTGAAGCGCCTATATCTGGATGAAAACAATAATAGACCTGTATAACGCCCCGTGTGTCATCAAAAAGGAAACATTGTGAGAGACATATTTCGCACGAGCCAAGCCCGTTTTATCACCCTGTTCAGTCTTGTTTTTGTGGTGTTGCTGGTCATGACCCTGGCCGTCATCCATTTTTTCGTCACGCCGGATTTGAAACGCACCGAGGGCATGGTGGTCGGTTTTGACGTCAGCAAAATTTCCACCAGGATTACCGAGCAGTTGCGACAGGTGGAGGCGCAGCAGCGCAGCATCACCCAGACGGTGGCGCTGATGGACAGCGCGGCGATCGATGTCCTGCTGCCGGGACTGGTCGACCAGTATTCCGACCCGAATGTGTTTGGCGGCGGCATCTGGCCACTGCCGAAAAAGCGCGATCCCGAGCGCGACAAGTTCAGCACCTTTTTCGCCCGCGATGCGTCCAACAAACTGGTCGTCAACACCCACTGGAACTCGCCGGAGTCGTTGAAGTACTTCGAGCAGAGCTGGTATCTGGGCGGGCTCAAGTCTGCCAAGGGCCATTGCGACTGGGCCAAGGCCTACAAGGACGACGCCAGTGCGCAGCCGCGCACCAACTGCGCCATGCCGATCTACAAGGACAACGAGTTGTACGGCGTTTCCACCATCGATGTCACGCTGGGCTTTTTCAACCGCCTGGTGGCCGACATGGAGAAAACGATCCACGGCCAGATCCTGATCGTCGAACGCGACGGCAAGATCATCAGCAACAGTACGTATATCAAGGACGAGATCGTACTCAAGAAAGTCGAGGATCTGGCGTCCAGTTCGCCGATGGTGGCGGAAATCGGCCGCCTGCTGCCCAAGCTCG
Protein-coding sequences here:
- a CDS encoding M13 family metallopeptidase yields the protein MNRYLLSSLTLTLLAAFAHAAEPVSAASSVAAPTVAPSVPPSAPAAAGVVSGIDVQYIDPAVRVQDDFFTHLNGKWLATAEIPADKSSWGSFAKLRDDTTPQLRGIIEATQQDKHKKAGSEAQKIGDLYASYMDEARLDALGVKPLAGELNRIRSLRDKKGVPALIAHLSQTGVSTPYAVYVGQDARASTKYAAYVSQSGLGMPDRDYYLEAKQAGVKEKYQAHVEKMLAMAGDKNAAAHAKAVVALETSLAEVQWTKVENRDPVKRYNKTDINKLNDLTPGYDLKSGLAALGIANKVDYVIVNQPSYLAGYNKVLASTDLDTLKAYFEWQLLRSYASYLSKNFVDESFAFYGTVLSGVTQNQPRWKRGVGAVEGVLGEAVGKLYVAQYFPAERKAHMQELVKNVLAAYKDSIDTLDWMSPETKKEAQAKLAKFTPKIAYPNKWRDYTKLQIVQGDLVGNMMRAANFGSARQVAKLGKPIDREEWGMTPQTVNAYYSSTMNEIVFPASILQPPFFDANADDAVNYGAIGAVIGHEISHGFDDKGSQSDGDGNLRDWWTPADRKNFAAKADALTKQYDGYSPLPGYNVNGALTLGENIADNSGVAIAYKAYKISLGGKPAPVLDGLTGDQRFYMGFGQVWRSKMREAQQIVQIKTDPHSPGQYRANGTMVNQPGFYEAFGVKPGDKMYVAPENRVIIW
- a CDS encoding M13 family metallopeptidase encodes the protein MNRYLLSALTLSLLAGVSGMAGAADSAKKAAAAPATAVAAAALTSGIAVEYVDPAVRAQDDLFQHLNGKWLAETVIPADKSSWGSFAKLADDTQTQLRGIVEGASADKARAAGSNAQKIGDFYNSFMDEAKLESLGLTPLNAELAKIAALQDKAELPAVIAHFSKLGVTSPYDFGIHQDAKDSTKYVADIVQSGLGLPDRDYYLEAGKADTRAKYLAHVEKMLSLAGDANAAANAKAIVALETDLAKAQWSNVQNRDPVKTYNKVELAKLAAMAPGYDWARYLKDTGIAGKVNYVIVSQPSYLKGFAEIANKTPLETWKAYFQWHLLHANAGYLPKAYVDENFAFYGTTLTGVTEMRPRWKRGVGAVEGALGEAVGQLYVEQYFPAERKVRMEALVKNLMTAYKQSIDKLDWMSPVTKKQAQIKLAKFTTKIGYPNKWRDYSGLTVAPDDLVGNIQRSHLLNYNRELNKLGQPIDRDEWGMTPQTVNAYYNPELNEIVFPAAILQAPFFDAKADDAVNYGAIGGVIGHEISHGFDDQGAQYDGDGNLRDWWTKADHKNFAKKTKQLVAQYNSFSPVPGHFVNGELTLGENIADNSGVAIAYKAYKLSLNGKQAPVIDGFTGEQRFYAGFAQVWRMKMREAQQLVLLKTDPHSPGQFRANGTMRNQPGFYQAFDVKPGDKMYLPPKDRVIMW